From the genome of Deltaproteobacteria bacterium, one region includes:
- a CDS encoding alpha/beta fold hydrolase produces the protein MLALLTALYWIAVVVGLLGLCAFLSGRYFHLETEPHMVTFARTVDGWRLALRRYQPGEPVKDAPPLLLCPGLGMSGEVFDAGDVSLARYLSAQGYDVWVLDFRGRGRSSRPRLWGRYRPNWSFDEYLEFDLPAALAEIRGRTGASEVSWVGFGGGALAMLAVVAEREGPRLGRGVALAAPAYFRRQSEHISPWLVRLLRFVPSRALVALAAPLLGRVNLPPFRWLCHADNVDGTIYRRVMVTAFSGCAPKELDQLADWLERDVLTGFDDGRDYRKELARIELPVLLISGPRDRLAPPSMVQETFETLEHARDKQLVVAGRLGGMSANYGHLDLLIGRNAPRDVFPLIARWLERRAEEQPGASAASERPPAAGEVVPEVSSPAGASETGAATVQGAASDAPGLDPSSAQTARPEGVPF, from the coding sequence ATGCTGGCGCTGCTCACCGCTCTCTACTGGATCGCCGTCGTCGTCGGGCTGCTCGGGCTGTGCGCGTTTCTCTCCGGGCGCTATTTCCATCTCGAGACCGAGCCCCACATGGTGACCTTCGCCCGCACCGTGGACGGGTGGCGACTGGCCCTCAGGCGCTACCAGCCGGGCGAACCGGTCAAGGACGCGCCGCCGCTCCTCCTCTGCCCCGGTCTGGGTATGAGCGGCGAGGTCTTCGACGCGGGCGACGTGTCCCTGGCGCGCTATCTGTCGGCCCAGGGTTACGACGTGTGGGTACTGGATTTCCGCGGGCGTGGGCGGTCGTCGCGCCCGCGCCTCTGGGGGCGCTACCGCCCGAACTGGTCCTTCGACGAGTACCTCGAGTTCGACCTGCCGGCGGCGCTTGCGGAGATCCGCGGACGAACCGGCGCGAGCGAGGTCAGCTGGGTCGGCTTCGGAGGGGGGGCGCTGGCCATGCTGGCGGTCGTGGCGGAGCGCGAAGGCCCACGGCTCGGGCGAGGCGTCGCGCTGGCCGCGCCGGCCTATTTCCGCAGGCAGTCCGAGCACATCTCCCCCTGGCTCGTGCGCCTCTTGCGCTTCGTGCCATCCCGCGCACTCGTCGCGCTCGCTGCGCCGCTGCTCGGGAGGGTGAACCTCCCGCCCTTTCGGTGGCTGTGCCACGCGGACAATGTGGACGGTACGATCTACCGGCGGGTCATGGTGACCGCGTTCTCGGGATGCGCCCCGAAGGAGCTGGATCAGTTGGCAGACTGGTTGGAGCGAGACGTGCTCACCGGCTTCGACGATGGCCGCGACTACCGAAAGGAGCTCGCGCGCATCGAGCTTCCGGTGCTCCTCATCAGCGGGCCGCGAGACCGACTCGCGCCTCCGTCCATGGTCCAGGAGACCTTCGAAACCCTGGAGCACGCCCGCGACAAGCAGCTCGTCGTGGCCGGGCGGCTTGGGGGGATGAGCGCCAACTACGGCCACCTGGACCTGCTCATCGGCAGGAACGCGCCCCGCGACGTGTTCCCTTTGATCGCGCGCTGGCTGGAGCGCCGCGCGGAGGAGCAGCCGGGCGCGTCGGCGGCGAGCGAGCGCCCACCGGCCGCTGGGGAGGTCGTTCCCGAGGTGTCATCCCCCGCGGGCGCGTCGGAGACCGGCGCAGCTACGGTCCAGGGTGCTGCGTCGGACGCTCCCGGGCTCGACCCGTCATCGGCACAAACCGCACGTCCAGAAGGCGTTCCGTTCTGA
- a CDS encoding macro domain-containing protein encodes MQIELRNSDVLTFEGDGIIVPTISEGQMVEGVAARIRALVGPSIEEEVTKHAPIAVGAAFVTAAGPLPVKHLIHVPLAEAVGMRIGIENIRRATRAGLLGATKFGLERVAIPGMGYGELGVPHDEAARAMIDEALAYKGTHPSLVVFMDEDPDMWEALTEHTSSR; translated from the coding sequence ATGCAGATCGAACTGCGGAACTCCGACGTGCTGACCTTCGAGGGGGACGGCATCATCGTCCCCACGATCTCCGAGGGGCAAATGGTCGAGGGCGTGGCTGCGCGCATCAGAGCGCTCGTCGGCCCGTCGATCGAAGAAGAGGTCACGAAACACGCCCCGATCGCGGTCGGTGCAGCCTTCGTGACCGCAGCCGGCCCCTTGCCCGTGAAGCACCTCATCCATGTGCCCCTGGCCGAGGCGGTCGGCATGCGCATCGGTATCGAGAACATCCGCCGCGCCACGAGAGCCGGCCTCCTGGGTGCAACGAAGTTCGGACTGGAGCGCGTGGCGATCCCGGGTATGGGCTACGGCGAACTGGGCGTGCCGCACGACGAGGCTGCCCGCGCCATGATCGACGAGGCGCTCGCGTACAAGGGGACCCACCCGTCGCTCGTGGTCTTCATGGACGAGGATCCCGACATGTGGGAAGCCCTGACGGAGCACACCTCGAGTCGCTGA
- the nuoB gene encoding NADH-quinone oxidoreductase subunit NuoB, which translates to MGLEFTTGRLADAVAWARKFSLFQYPFATACCAMEFMSLWGPRYDVARFGAEFPRFSPRQADLLMVVGTVTERQAPVLKRIYEQMCEPKWVVSFGVCASSGGFYQNYSVTPGIDHVIPVDVYIPGCPPRPEQVLDALIMLQDRIQSRQGWSERMYELDQRKQREAQGVDAVTKPGAVR; encoded by the coding sequence ATGGGACTAGAATTCACCACGGGCCGCCTGGCCGACGCCGTCGCGTGGGCGCGTAAGTTCTCCCTCTTCCAGTACCCCTTCGCGACCGCGTGCTGCGCCATGGAGTTTATGTCCCTGTGGGGCCCGCGCTACGACGTGGCGCGTTTCGGGGCCGAGTTCCCCCGCTTCTCGCCCAGACAGGCCGACCTGCTCATGGTCGTCGGCACCGTCACCGAACGGCAAGCCCCGGTGCTCAAGCGCATCTATGAGCAGATGTGCGAGCCGAAGTGGGTCGTGTCGTTCGGGGTATGCGCCTCGAGCGGCGGCTTCTATCAGAACTACTCCGTGACTCCAGGCATCGACCATGTCATCCCGGTGGATGTCTACATCCCCGGCTGTCCGCCGCGTCCGGAACAGGTGCTCGACGCCTTGATCATGCTCCAGGACCGCATCCAGAGCCGCCAGGGTTGGTCGGAGCGCATGTACGAGCTCGACCAGCGAAAGCAACGCGAAGCGCAAGGCGTCGACGCCGTCACCAAGCCCGGAGCGGTGCGATGA
- the nadB gene encoding L-aspartate oxidase, with amino-acid sequence MTGIEETDFLVVGSGLAGLYFALQVAERGRVLIVTKRAPDDSNTNVAQGGIAGVFDEADSHESHEADTLRVGAGLCREEIVRITVEEGPAHIQRLKELGVRFSPSEDGGGFDLGREGGHSHRRVVHAADITGQEVQRVLLDRVLRHPNVRVADHCYAVDLLTTAAYGMENACFGAYVQDVRSGGISAVLARCVFLASGGAGKVYLYTTNPDVATGDGIAMAYRAGAAVANMEFYQFHPTLLYHPHAKNFLISEALRGEGGILRLADGTDFMAPVHELGSLAPRDVVARTIDSALKRSGDECVFLDMTGADGDWVERRFPNIYAKCMSLGIDMRQHPIPVVPAAHYCCGGVLVDQHGATTLRNLLAAGEVACTGLHGACRLASNSLLEALVFAARAATYALTLDAVRPPTVTPWQSGSAVGSDEAVVVTQNWDEIRRFMWNYVGIVRSTRRLERARRRIELIRDEIREYYWNFLVTPDLLELRNLALVAHLIIESARRRKESRGLHYNTDCPETDERYRRDTVLSPVDGPQI; translated from the coding sequence ATGACGGGCATCGAGGAGACGGACTTCCTGGTGGTGGGCAGCGGGCTCGCCGGCCTGTATTTCGCCCTGCAGGTCGCAGAGCGTGGGCGCGTGCTCATCGTTACGAAGCGCGCTCCCGACGACTCCAACACCAACGTGGCGCAGGGAGGGATCGCCGGGGTCTTTGACGAGGCCGACTCGCACGAGAGCCACGAGGCGGACACGCTTCGCGTCGGGGCCGGGTTGTGCCGCGAGGAGATCGTGCGGATTACCGTCGAGGAGGGGCCCGCACACATCCAGCGCCTCAAGGAACTGGGGGTGCGATTCAGTCCGTCCGAGGATGGCGGTGGCTTCGATCTCGGTCGCGAAGGAGGGCATTCGCACCGCCGCGTAGTGCACGCCGCCGACATCACCGGGCAGGAGGTGCAGCGCGTTCTGCTCGACAGGGTGCTGCGCCATCCAAACGTGCGGGTTGCGGACCACTGCTACGCGGTGGACCTGCTCACGACCGCGGCGTACGGGATGGAGAACGCCTGCTTCGGCGCCTACGTGCAGGACGTGCGGAGCGGCGGGATTTCGGCGGTGCTGGCGCGATGCGTCTTCCTGGCCTCGGGGGGGGCGGGCAAGGTGTACCTCTACACGACGAACCCGGACGTCGCTACCGGAGACGGGATCGCCATGGCCTATCGCGCTGGCGCCGCGGTTGCGAACATGGAGTTCTACCAGTTTCACCCGACGCTCCTGTACCACCCGCACGCCAAGAACTTCCTGATCAGCGAGGCGCTCCGGGGAGAGGGAGGGATCCTCCGCCTGGCCGACGGGACGGATTTCATGGCGCCGGTGCACGAACTGGGGTCGCTCGCGCCGCGCGACGTCGTGGCCCGCACCATCGACTCGGCGCTCAAACGCAGCGGGGACGAATGCGTCTTCCTCGATATGACCGGCGCCGATGGAGACTGGGTCGAGCGGCGTTTTCCAAACATCTACGCCAAATGCATGTCGCTCGGCATCGACATGCGGCAGCATCCCATCCCGGTGGTGCCGGCCGCCCACTACTGCTGTGGGGGCGTCCTCGTCGACCAGCACGGCGCGACCACGCTGCGCAATCTGCTCGCCGCGGGCGAGGTCGCATGCACGGGGCTGCACGGGGCTTGCCGGCTGGCCTCGAATTCGTTGCTCGAGGCGCTCGTCTTCGCTGCGCGGGCGGCGACCTATGCGCTGACCCTCGATGCGGTGCGTCCGCCGACCGTCACGCCCTGGCAATCCGGGAGCGCCGTGGGGAGCGACGAGGCGGTGGTGGTGACCCAGAACTGGGACGAGATCCGACGCTTCATGTGGAACTACGTCGGCATCGTGCGGTCGACGCGGAGACTCGAGCGCGCGAGGCGCCGGATCGAGCTCATCCGGGACGAGATCCGGGAGTACTACTGGAACTTCTTGGTCACCCCCGACCTGCTCGAGCTGCGCAACCTCGCCCTCGTGGCGCATCTTATCATCGAATCCGCGCGCCGGCGGAAGGAGAGCCGCGGACTCCACTACAACACGGATTGTCCCGAGACCGACGAGCGCTACCGCCGCGACACGGTGCTGTCGCCCGTCGACGGACCGCAGATCTGA
- the lspA gene encoding signal peptidase II translates to MKRRFLLIGILFAVSLALDQGTKQLARARLRAQPAVQVIEGYLDLEYHENPGMAFGLARQIPGARYLLIGVGLAALFFVWRLVRSVERHQRAADVAFALVASGAIGNMVDRIYIGRVVDFVVMHWQRKAVWPAYNVADVALVIGVGLLVIVLGRKPVPAKAQPRSRRSK, encoded by the coding sequence ATGAAACGGCGTTTTCTCCTGATTGGGATCCTCTTCGCGGTCAGCCTGGCCCTCGACCAGGGCACCAAGCAACTAGCGCGTGCCCGCCTTCGCGCGCAGCCGGCCGTGCAGGTCATCGAGGGCTACCTCGACCTCGAGTACCACGAGAATCCGGGGATGGCCTTCGGCCTGGCCCGCCAGATCCCGGGAGCACGCTATCTGCTGATCGGCGTCGGTCTCGCGGCGCTCTTCTTCGTCTGGCGCCTGGTGCGCAGCGTGGAGCGACACCAGCGCGCTGCTGACGTGGCCTTCGCGCTCGTGGCCAGTGGAGCCATCGGCAACATGGTGGACCGCATCTACATCGGGCGGGTCGTGGACTTCGTCGTCATGCACTGGCAACGGAAGGCCGTGTGGCCCGCCTACAACGTGGCGGACGTCGCGCTGGTCATCGGGGTGGGACTCCTCGTCATCGTCCTCGGTCGCAAGCCCGTACCGGCCAAGGCGCAGCCGCGCTCCCGGCGCTCCAAGTAG
- a CDS encoding CarD family transcriptional regulator: MDNTFRVGDMAVYPAQGVVEVVGIEQKEISGAPQRFYVLRIVNTDMRIMVPISKAHEVGLREVIGEEEIKDVFDILREKEVHVDKQTWNRRYRGFMEKIKTGSLFEVAEVYRDLYRLKSTKTLSFGERRMLDTARNLIVKELSVARRMSETKMEHELERVFRA, translated from the coding sequence ATGGACAACACCTTCAGGGTCGGTGATATGGCCGTATATCCCGCCCAGGGCGTGGTGGAGGTCGTGGGGATTGAGCAGAAGGAAATCTCCGGCGCTCCGCAGCGCTTCTACGTGCTGCGGATCGTGAATACCGATATGCGCATCATGGTCCCGATCAGCAAGGCTCACGAGGTCGGGCTGCGGGAGGTGATCGGTGAGGAGGAGATAAAGGACGTGTTCGATATCCTTCGCGAGAAGGAAGTGCACGTCGACAAGCAGACCTGGAACAGGCGGTATCGCGGCTTCATGGAAAAGATCAAGACCGGCTCCCTCTTCGAGGTCGCCGAGGTCTACCGAGATCTCTACCGTCTGAAGTCCACGAAAACCCTCTCTTTCGGCGAGCGCCGCATGCTCGATACCGCGCGCAACCTGATCGTGAAGGAGCTCTCGGTGGCTCGCCGCATGAGCGAGACCAAGATGGAGCACGAGCTGGAGCGCGTCTTCCGCGCCTAG
- a CDS encoding prolipoprotein diacylglyceryl transferase, producing MHLVLFTVGTLKVHSYGVAIALAFVAGIVLGVRSAQRQAVGGDRFLDLSFWLLIGSLLGARLLYVATQGRYFVDQCLHGVTGTPRRLTHILLDCSRPLHLWEGGLVYYGGLLGAIAAAWWFARRRKVRFLRLADLAIPLVALGHAIGRLGCFAAGCCYGRPTTGPLGVRFPRESLAFQEFVQQGDLSIAAHHTPPLHPTQLYEVAAELTLFFVLLLLNTRRRYFGQTLLVYLAAYGTLRFVMEFWRADPDRSYLIELGSAPLARLLGASGTPPLLLSTSQAIAIATLVVAIVVWWLLRRGRRAISS from the coding sequence ATGCACCTCGTGCTCTTCACCGTCGGTACGCTAAAGGTTCACTCCTACGGCGTCGCCATCGCCCTGGCCTTCGTGGCCGGCATCGTCCTCGGGGTACGAAGCGCGCAGCGGCAAGCGGTCGGCGGAGACCGTTTTCTCGACCTCTCCTTCTGGCTCCTCATCGGGTCGCTCCTTGGCGCGCGGCTGCTCTACGTCGCAACCCAGGGCCGCTACTTCGTCGATCAGTGCCTGCACGGGGTGACGGGAACCCCGCGACGCCTGACACATATCCTCCTGGATTGCAGCCGACCGCTACACCTCTGGGAGGGCGGCCTCGTCTACTACGGAGGACTTCTCGGGGCCATCGCCGCGGCCTGGTGGTTTGCTCGCCGCCGGAAGGTCCGCTTCCTGCGCCTCGCGGATCTGGCCATCCCCCTCGTGGCCCTGGGCCACGCCATCGGTCGGCTGGGCTGCTTCGCGGCGGGATGCTGCTACGGTCGCCCCACCACCGGCCCCCTCGGCGTCCGCTTCCCCAGGGAGAGCCTCGCCTTCCAGGAGTTCGTGCAACAGGGAGACCTCTCCATCGCGGCACATCACACGCCGCCGCTACACCCCACGCAGCTCTACGAGGTCGCAGCTGAGCTCACGCTCTTCTTCGTCCTATTGTTGCTCAACACGCGCCGGCGGTATTTCGGACAGACCTTGCTGGTCTACCTCGCGGCGTATGGGACGCTCCGCTTCGTGATGGAGTTCTGGCGGGCCGACCCGGATCGGAGCTACCTCATTGAGCTCGGTTCGGCGCCGCTGGCCCGCCTGCTCGGGGCTAGCGGAACGCCACCGCTCCTGCTCTCTACCTCTCAGGCCATCGCGATCGCGACGCTCGTCGTCGCCATCGTCGTCTGGTGGCTCCTACGCCGCGGGCGTAGAGCCATCTCCAGCTGA
- a CDS encoding YIP1 family protein translates to MFPQMISRITKMIAKPREYWDEMMAEPGDLKTLLVPQILILAAIPAVSLMLGTLLGGLRFMRFGIYGRLAGGAIATGLITYLLNIVLWWAFALIIDALAPSFGAQKNVDQARKLATGAIIPSWVGMALHLTSIPALGALGALAGMGFGCYLLYLGLPMMNGTPPEKAAGYTAAAAGCLLVAGLIVGAVACIPASCCVATSVIL, encoded by the coding sequence ATGTTCCCACAGATGATCTCCCGCATCACGAAGATGATCGCCAAGCCGCGCGAGTACTGGGACGAGATGATGGCAGAGCCCGGTGACCTGAAGACCCTGCTCGTGCCACAGATCCTGATCCTCGCGGCAATTCCAGCCGTCTCGCTCATGCTGGGCACGCTGCTCGGCGGGCTACGTTTCATGCGTTTCGGCATCTACGGGCGGCTTGCCGGCGGAGCCATCGCCACCGGCCTGATCACCTATCTGTTGAACATCGTGCTCTGGTGGGCTTTCGCCCTCATCATCGACGCGTTGGCTCCATCGTTCGGAGCGCAGAAGAACGTCGACCAGGCCCGAAAGCTGGCCACGGGTGCCATCATCCCGTCGTGGGTCGGGATGGCGCTGCACCTGACCTCGATACCCGCCCTGGGCGCTCTCGGCGCCCTCGCCGGCATGGGCTTCGGCTGCTACCTTCTCTATCTGGGACTTCCGATGATGAACGGCACCCCGCCGGAGAAAGCGGCGGGCTACACTGCCGCAGCGGCCGGTTGCCTGCTGGTTGCTGGGCTCATCGTGGGGGCGGTGGCGTGTATACCGGCAAGCTGTTGCGTGGCCACGAGCGTGATCCTCTAG
- the lspA gene encoding signal peptidase II, whose amino-acid sequence MAQDTLHTPPPAPLARRSALRRWLTLVALTALLAGADQASKHWARTSLQDQLGGRVQVIEGYFALTFVKNPGAAWGFLARKSESFRRPFFLAVSLLAMGFILHLVYRLDEGQRLLLLALSMVMSGAVGNFIDRLRFSYVVDFLDFHWGTRFKWPTFNIADVAITVGVGLLFLEMALSALGRRRAKGASACVPPVDDPRSPTDPPGP is encoded by the coding sequence ATGGCGCAGGACACCCTTCATACCCCGCCACCCGCTCCGCTCGCGCGGCGCTCGGCTCTCCGCCGCTGGCTCACGCTCGTCGCGCTCACGGCGCTCCTCGCCGGAGCGGACCAGGCGTCGAAGCACTGGGCCAGGACCTCGCTCCAGGATCAGCTGGGCGGCCGGGTCCAGGTGATCGAAGGGTATTTCGCCCTGACCTTCGTGAAGAACCCCGGTGCGGCTTGGGGCTTTCTGGCCCGGAAGAGCGAGAGCTTTCGCCGCCCGTTCTTCCTGGCGGTCAGCCTGCTCGCCATGGGCTTCATCCTGCACCTCGTGTACCGCCTGGACGAGGGTCAACGGCTCCTGCTCCTGGCCCTCTCAATGGTCATGAGCGGCGCCGTCGGGAATTTCATCGACCGCCTCCGCTTCAGCTACGTGGTGGACTTCCTCGACTTCCACTGGGGGACGAGATTCAAGTGGCCGACCTTCAACATCGCCGACGTGGCCATCACCGTGGGCGTGGGACTGCTCTTCCTCGAGATGGCGCTGAGCGCCCTCGGCCGGCGCCGCGCGAAGGGCGCGAGCGCCTGCGTCCCCCCCGTCGACGACCCGCGTTCGCCCACCGACCCTCCGGGGCCCTGA
- the ndhC gene encoding NADH-quinone oxidoreductase subunit A codes for MLTSYLPVLVLLAVAGGLASVLLFVPKLLGPSKSTPEKQLPVESGMDPIRAPRLRFNAQFYRVALLFLVFDIEAAFFYPWAVMFRDLSCTGEVQNGVCRGAVSPFGFLVMLVFLAVLLLALIFVWRKKALEWD; via the coding sequence ATGCTCACCAGCTATCTGCCCGTGCTCGTGCTTCTGGCCGTCGCCGGCGGCCTCGCTTCGGTGCTCCTGTTCGTTCCGAAACTCCTCGGCCCGTCGAAGTCTACGCCCGAGAAGCAGCTGCCGGTCGAGAGCGGCATGGACCCCATACGGGCGCCGCGTCTCCGGTTCAACGCGCAGTTCTACCGGGTGGCCTTGCTCTTCCTCGTGTTCGACATCGAGGCCGCGTTCTTCTACCCCTGGGCTGTCATGTTCCGGGACCTGAGCTGCACCGGCGAGGTCCAGAACGGGGTCTGCCGCGGTGCGGTCTCCCCGTTCGGATTCCTCGTCATGCTGGTCTTCCTCGCAGTGCTTCTCCTGGCGCTGATCTTCGTCTGGAGAAAGAAGGCGCTCGAATGGGACTAG
- a CDS encoding lytic transglycosylase domain-containing protein, protein MRAPAAARLLLLVLSLSPSAARADIYSYIDGEGVVHFTNIPRPGRKWKRVMRTGPGKARALHAERRSARLPSDRTARHAETIRQAAELYHIPEPLIRAVIRVESDYDPHAVSRAGAEGMMQLMPRTGRGMGVVDAFDPRQNIFGGTRYLRVLANHFGGDLVLTIAGYHAGAGAVAKYGSIPPYQTTQQYVRMVLREYYRHR, encoded by the coding sequence ATGCGCGCGCCGGCTGCGGCCCGCCTCCTCTTGCTCGTCTTGTCGCTATCGCCCTCGGCTGCCCGGGCCGACATCTATTCCTACATCGATGGCGAGGGGGTGGTTCACTTCACGAACATCCCGCGCCCCGGGAGAAAATGGAAGCGGGTCATGCGCACCGGCCCCGGCAAGGCGCGTGCCCTGCATGCCGAGCGGCGTAGCGCTCGCCTCCCGTCGGACCGGACGGCGCGGCACGCCGAGACCATCCGCCAGGCCGCCGAGCTCTATCACATACCGGAGCCCCTCATCCGAGCGGTCATTCGCGTCGAGTCCGACTACGATCCGCACGCCGTCTCCCGAGCGGGCGCCGAAGGGATGATGCAGCTCATGCCGCGCACCGGGCGCGGAATGGGAGTGGTAGACGCGTTCGACCCGCGCCAAAACATCTTCGGGGGAACGCGCTACCTGCGCGTGCTGGCGAACCACTTCGGAGGGGATCTGGTGCTGACCATCGCGGGCTACCACGCGGGCGCCGGCGCCGTCGCGAAGTACGGCAGCATCCCTCCCTACCAAACCACCCAGCAGTACGTGCGTATGGTCCTCAGGGAGTACTACCGGCACCGCTAG
- a CDS encoding protein-L-isoaspartate(D-aspartate) O-methyltransferase, with protein sequence MANSLACYDGKAAPPDRAADRATMVVQQVEARGVTDRRVLAAMRKVPRHLFVPPAVQDRAYGDHPLPIGEDQTISQPYVVAYMTEALRLKPHHRALEIGTGSGYQAAVLGELVKEVYTIEIVPSLGRRAAAVLKALGYRNVQVRIGDGYQGWARAAPFDAVMLTAAPPSIPAPLLAQLRVGGVLVAPLGPADSQVLVRMTRHPTGFRTERLLDVRFVPMTGRARERPTQHPGP encoded by the coding sequence ATGGCAAACAGCCTCGCCTGCTACGACGGCAAAGCCGCGCCTCCCGACCGCGCGGCCGACCGCGCCACGATGGTTGTCCAGCAGGTCGAAGCACGAGGCGTAACGGATCGCCGCGTCCTGGCAGCCATGCGAAAGGTGCCCCGGCACCTCTTCGTCCCGCCCGCCGTGCAGGACCGAGCCTATGGCGACCACCCGCTACCCATTGGAGAGGACCAGACGATCAGCCAGCCCTACGTGGTCGCGTACATGACGGAAGCCCTGCGCCTCAAGCCACACCACCGGGCGCTCGAGATCGGGACTGGATCGGGATACCAGGCGGCAGTGCTCGGAGAGCTCGTCAAAGAGGTCTACACGATCGAGATCGTTCCGTCCCTGGGGCGACGCGCGGCCGCCGTGCTGAAGGCCCTCGGCTACCGGAACGTTCAGGTCCGGATCGGCGACGGCTACCAGGGTTGGGCCCGCGCCGCCCCCTTCGACGCGGTGATGCTCACCGCAGCGCCCCCTTCCATCCCGGCACCGCTGCTCGCCCAGCTCAGGGTGGGAGGGGTGCTCGTCGCGCCGCTCGGCCCCGCTGACAGCCAGGTGCTCGTACGCATGACGCGCCACCCGACGGGCTTCAGAACGGAACGCCTTCTGGACGTGCGGTTTGTGCCGATGACGGGTCGAGCCCGGGAGCGTCCGACGCAGCACCCTGGACCGTAG
- the pgsA gene encoding CDP-diacylglycerol--glycerol-3-phosphate 3-phosphatidyltransferase, whose protein sequence is MASNIRDEITTLPNLLTMLRIVLIPAVLVYIDNESPLRSFAACLLYAASAITDFLDGYVARRSGRTSILGKFLDPLADKLLVMATLVWMVPLGRIEPWVVILLLTREISITALRGIASAEGLVIAARQMGKDKTALQLIGILCLIIHFRYPVIFTDYYVDFHQVGLYTVYISLVLSVSSAVEYLQLFARAVSGKPSAGDGSTPAA, encoded by the coding sequence ATGGCGAGCAACATCAGAGACGAGATCACGACCCTCCCGAACCTGCTGACGATGCTCCGCATCGTGCTCATCCCGGCGGTTCTCGTCTATATCGATAACGAGAGTCCGCTACGCAGCTTCGCCGCCTGTCTCCTCTATGCCGCGTCGGCGATCACGGACTTCCTCGACGGCTATGTGGCGCGTCGCAGCGGGCGCACGAGCATCCTGGGGAAGTTCCTCGACCCTCTGGCGGACAAGCTGCTCGTCATGGCCACGCTGGTCTGGATGGTCCCCCTCGGGCGCATCGAGCCCTGGGTGGTGATCCTGTTGCTTACGCGGGAGATCAGCATTACCGCGCTGCGAGGGATCGCTTCGGCCGAAGGCCTGGTCATCGCGGCACGTCAGATGGGGAAGGACAAGACGGCGCTGCAGCTCATCGGTATCCTATGCCTCATCATCCACTTCCGCTATCCGGTTATCTTCACGGACTACTACGTGGACTTCCACCAGGTAGGTCTATACACGGTCTATATCTCGCTCGTGCTCTCCGTCTCGTCGGCAGTGGAATACCTCCAGCTCTTCGCGCGAGCGGTGAGTGGAAAGCCGTCAGCTGGAGATGGCTCTACGCCCGCGGCGTAG